A part of Acidobacteriota bacterium genomic DNA contains:
- the mobB gene encoding molybdopterin-guanine dinucleotide biosynthesis protein B, producing MTRILHVVGCKNSGKTRFAELIVPVLKALDIQVGTLKHTEHDRFNWDTEGKDTYRHMEAGSDVTGIIGTGSFAFNFNRADITPANMDDIIRLFYRHVDLVLVEGLKSNPGLKVEVCRPGYSDSGVVPASELLATYGTDLFGYALPHFDYGREQELGQHIADNLGRLRPVTVT from the coding sequence ATGACGAGAATCCTCCACGTCGTCGGCTGCAAGAACTCGGGTAAGACCCGCTTTGCCGAGCTGATCGTGCCGGTCCTCAAGGCGCTGGATATACAGGTCGGGACTCTGAAACACACCGAACACGACCGTTTCAACTGGGACACCGAAGGCAAGGACACGTACCGGCACATGGAAGCCGGCAGTGACGTCACCGGCATAATCGGAACCGGCTCGTTTGCTTTCAATTTCAACCGGGCCGATATCACTCCGGCCAACATGGACGACATCATCCGCCTGTTTTACCGTCACGTGGATCTCGTGCTCGTGGAAGGCCTGAAATCTAACCCGGGCCTGAAGGTCGAAGTGTGCCGGCCGGGGTATTCGGATTCAGGCGTCGTCCCCGCTTCGGAGCTTCTGGCCACCTACGGGACCGATCTGTTCGGTTACGCCCTGCCGCATTTTGACTACGGGCGGGAGCAGGAACTGGGACAGCACATCGCGGACAACCTCGGCCGCTTACGGCCGGTAACTGTGACCTGA
- a CDS encoding porin: MNKQTLVVLAATLLALLLSGAALAETAGVQVGTGTLKLGGILQAGYTYHMEDLEGEDEFSLNRARFLLWGEILPGKVKYFVQTETKGAPAILDYKAQLFYIRNTEVTVGRFLPNFTLYMPYSTAKLEMINYPLTTQKFAVWRQVGVQTTTKTEYVDFNLGVFNGADQPNNTGDNNDYKDFLVRADIKPPLEQGDVVFGGYAWIGMSLPTYYDAGTLTTTTYPEESLQRNRFGGFAKVDYKASEDITARFRGEFLMASTEALTAAEIDSVQGTDAQAFFVHLGVQPHPRFELLARYDFYDPNTDVEKDDESWLTGGVNYYLSKGNAMVYLNYIHKMEGGGDVDNDLVLAQVQIAF, encoded by the coding sequence ATGAACAAGCAGACTTTGGTTGTATTGGCGGCGACGCTCCTTGCGTTGCTGCTTTCGGGCGCCGCGCTGGCGGAGACGGCCGGCGTGCAGGTAGGGACCGGCACGTTGAAGCTGGGCGGCATTCTCCAGGCGGGTTACACGTATCACATGGAGGACCTCGAGGGCGAGGACGAGTTCAGCCTGAACCGGGCGCGGTTTCTGCTCTGGGGAGAAATCCTTCCGGGCAAGGTGAAGTACTTCGTTCAAACGGAAACCAAGGGCGCGCCCGCTATTCTCGACTACAAGGCGCAGTTATTCTATATCCGCAATACCGAGGTCACGGTCGGGCGGTTCCTGCCGAACTTCACCCTGTACATGCCGTACTCGACGGCCAAGCTGGAGATGATCAACTACCCGTTGACGACCCAGAAGTTCGCCGTGTGGCGGCAGGTCGGCGTACAGACAACGACCAAGACCGAGTACGTCGACTTCAACCTCGGTGTTTTCAACGGCGCGGACCAGCCGAACAACACGGGCGACAACAACGACTACAAGGACTTCCTGGTGAGAGCGGACATCAAACCGCCCTTGGAGCAGGGGGATGTCGTTTTTGGCGGGTACGCCTGGATCGGCATGTCCCTGCCGACGTACTACGACGCGGGAACTCTGACAACGACAACATACCCCGAGGAGTCCCTGCAACGGAACCGCTTCGGCGGTTTCGCCAAGGTGGATTACAAAGCGAGCGAGGACATCACCGCCAGGTTCAGGGGTGAGTTCCTGATGGCTTCTACAGAGGCGCTCACCGCCGCGGAGATCGACAGTGTGCAGGGCACCGATGCCCAGGCGTTTTTCGTGCACCTCGGCGTGCAGCCTCATCCCAGGTTTGAGTTGCTCGCGCGGTATGACTTCTACGACCCCAATACGGACGTGGAAAAGGACGACGAGTCGTGGCTGACCGGCGGCGTCAACTACTACCTGAGCAAGGGCAACGCCATGGTGTACCTGAACTACATCCACAAGATGGAGGGCGGCGGCGACGTCGACAACGACCTGGTGCTGGCCCAGGTGCAGATTGCGTTTTAG
- a CDS encoding 4Fe-4S dicluster domain-containing protein, protein MARKGMLFDLGKCIACRSCQVACKQWNGLPAEKTTFFAAKGGYQNPSALSPHTWALVKFYEAKKDGAIRWLFRTETCMQCVDPSCVKACPVEPVKAMTHIKELGITYVNQELCAGCGACAEYCPFDVPKIDERTEKSTKCTGCADRQVNGLIPACAAACPTGALYFDDYDKVLEAAHRAKQRMEAKGKQPWIYGEKELGTGTHKVCVFPEPREMYPDIIMNPKVSEDLGFFRELMKPLGSVTLTAALVGMVIARVREFREKREDSAAKREEELTT, encoded by the coding sequence ATGGCAAGAAAGGGAATGCTCTTCGATCTGGGAAAGTGCATCGCCTGCAGATCTTGCCAGGTGGCCTGTAAACAATGGAACGGGCTTCCGGCCGAGAAGACCACCTTCTTTGCAGCGAAGGGCGGATATCAGAATCCGTCGGCACTTTCCCCGCATACGTGGGCCCTGGTGAAGTTCTACGAGGCGAAGAAGGACGGCGCTATCAGGTGGCTCTTCAGGACGGAGACCTGTATGCAGTGCGTCGACCCGAGCTGCGTCAAGGCCTGCCCGGTGGAGCCGGTCAAGGCCATGACGCACATCAAGGAACTCGGGATCACCTACGTAAACCAGGAGCTGTGTGCCGGCTGCGGAGCCTGCGCCGAGTACTGTCCGTTTGACGTTCCCAAGATCGACGAACGGACGGAGAAATCCACCAAGTGCACCGGCTGTGCGGACCGCCAGGTCAACGGTTTGATACCGGCCTGCGCGGCCGCCTGCCCGACCGGGGCGCTGTACTTTGACGACTACGACAAGGTTCTCGAAGCGGCGCACCGGGCCAAGCAGAGGATGGAGGCGAAAGGCAAACAGCCGTGGATCTACGGCGAGAAAGAGCTGGGAACCGGCACGCACAAGGTTTGTGTGTTTCCGGAACCGCGCGAGATGTACCCGGACATCATCATGAATCCGAAGGTCTCGGAGGATCTCGGTTTCTTCCGCGAACTCATGAAACCCCTGGGCTCGGTGACCCTGACTGCCGCTCTGGTGGGGATGGTTATCGCCAGAGTCAGGGAATTCAGGGAAAAGCGGGAAGACTCTGCGGCAAAACGTGAGGAGGAGCTGACTACATGA
- a CDS encoding molybdenum cofactor guanylyltransferase — MTHGSDNIRTAVILAGGQSRRFGQDKCTFDIGGRPMIRIVYDTLRTVFDEVIIAGGDTAGLRELGLDSHPDPVAGKGALGGIYNGLLRSASTAVFVCGCDMPLIKPAAIRTVLQAAADEDILIPLIDGIRQPLHAVYRRTILPSAERLATQDNCYLPDLLGEVNVRYLEEATFADVPDYALSFVSLNDQDMVAQYRRHLERL, encoded by the coding sequence ATGACACACGGGAGCGATAACATAAGAACAGCAGTCATACTGGCCGGCGGGCAGAGCCGGCGGTTTGGTCAGGACAAGTGCACTTTCGACATCGGCGGAAGACCGATGATTCGAATAGTCTACGACACACTCCGCACGGTATTCGACGAGGTCATCATCGCCGGAGGCGACACGGCCGGGCTGCGGGAACTCGGCCTGGACAGCCACCCGGACCCCGTTGCGGGCAAAGGAGCACTGGGCGGAATCTACAACGGTCTTCTCCGGTCCGCCTCGACGGCTGTTTTTGTGTGTGGCTGCGACATGCCGCTGATCAAACCGGCGGCCATCCGAACCGTCCTGCAAGCGGCCGCCGATGAAGACATACTGATCCCGCTTATCGACGGCATCAGGCAACCGCTCCACGCCGTCTACCGACGGACCATACTGCCGTCGGCAGAACGACTTGCCACACAGGACAACTGCTATCTACCGGATCTTCTCGGGGAGGTGAACGTCAGGTACCTCGAAGAAGCGACGTTTGCCGACGTACCGGACTACGCGCTGTCATTCGTCAGCCTCAACGATCAGGATATGGTGGCGCAGTACCGGCGGCACCTGGAGCGACTGTGA
- a CDS encoding TonB-dependent receptor, protein MKARTALLTICSLTVIVLVAPASSRALDETVTPDTADVYELETVVRVKGAAIHSPVVVTELTPEDIGRRNVVTVADVLRNEPGLSITRGGSKAETQTRIRGLPARDVLVLVDGRPVNPGYYGKVDLSMLSVDNVARIRVTRGPASVAYGANGMAGVINIVTSNGLEKPRTVVRTELGDYQYRKLTVNHSRRAGRFNYWISGYEDHSRGYVLSGDFEPNSLEDGGLRDYSFYHMLGVSTKLGYQPAESSLYSLSLGYHWARRDISPSVHPSTAAPLRYFPDWQRFNGAVSAHWTVSPAAELKSVIFVDAQHDRLIEYTGSEKREDRIAWDSRLENWTVGARMDAKLRSWRKHEVHAGLDVKRDLMNKKPDVDEPWISCHTYLGTVFLQDIYLPWDNTEITLGSGYSLFANQDTSLTDMVYTGRLSCMAGLVQRLPAGLEGHAGYARAVRFPTLHHLYSESSGNDSLKAEQADKYEIGLRSRFGMGQKDRYCMLSLAWFHNDVKNLIDRASRTFRFRNIGRARSQGWEMWVHGQFSRRLSGGVSWAHLLKAETSDELLDELSPNKVRFYVSVEAASGTELNYERTYFDERTTFDAYVMLPDYVVHNVNVTQTLRYSLKLRLAVSNVTDACYEEELGYPAPGRQVTVGLIWGD, encoded by the coding sequence ATGAAGGCGCGAACGGCGCTGCTGACGATATGCAGCCTCACGGTAATTGTGCTTGTCGCCCCGGCGTCCTCCCGGGCGCTCGATGAGACCGTCACGCCCGACACGGCCGACGTGTATGAGCTGGAAACGGTCGTCAGGGTAAAGGGCGCGGCTATCCACAGCCCGGTCGTCGTCACCGAACTGACACCCGAGGACATCGGCAGGAGGAACGTCGTAACCGTTGCCGACGTCTTGCGGAACGAACCGGGGTTGAGCATCACCCGGGGTGGCTCGAAGGCCGAGACGCAGACGAGGATTCGCGGCCTGCCGGCCAGGGATGTGCTGGTGCTGGTCGACGGCCGCCCCGTCAACCCGGGTTACTACGGCAAAGTGGACCTGTCGATGTTGTCAGTGGACAACGTGGCCAGGATCAGGGTGACGAGGGGACCGGCCTCGGTGGCGTACGGTGCCAACGGCATGGCCGGCGTGATAAACATCGTCACCAGCAACGGGCTGGAGAAACCGCGCACGGTCGTCAGGACCGAACTGGGCGATTACCAGTATCGTAAACTCACCGTCAACCACAGCCGGAGAGCCGGCCGATTCAACTACTGGATCTCGGGCTACGAGGATCACTCCAGGGGATATGTTCTCAGCGGCGATTTCGAGCCGAACAGTCTGGAAGACGGCGGCCTCAGGGACTACAGCTTCTATCACATGCTCGGCGTCAGCACCAAGCTGGGGTATCAGCCCGCCGAAAGCTCCCTGTACTCGCTGTCGCTCGGTTACCACTGGGCGCGACGTGACATCTCACCGTCGGTACATCCCTCCACTGCCGCGCCGCTTCGGTATTTCCCGGACTGGCAGCGCTTCAACGGGGCGGTGAGCGCACACTGGACCGTCAGCCCGGCGGCCGAACTCAAATCGGTAATCTTCGTCGATGCCCAGCATGACCGCCTGATAGAGTACACCGGCAGCGAAAAGCGCGAGGACCGGATCGCCTGGGATTCCCGGCTGGAGAACTGGACGGTGGGGGCCAGGATGGATGCCAAACTGCGCTCCTGGCGGAAGCATGAGGTTCACGCCGGTCTGGATGTCAAGCGTGACCTGATGAATAAGAAGCCCGACGTCGACGAACCGTGGATCTCCTGCCACACGTATCTGGGCACCGTGTTCCTGCAGGATATCTATCTACCATGGGACAACACGGAGATAACTCTCGGATCGGGATACAGCCTGTTCGCCAACCAGGACACTTCTTTAACGGACATGGTCTATACCGGCAGGCTGTCATGCATGGCCGGCCTGGTGCAGCGGCTGCCCGCCGGGTTGGAGGGTCATGCCGGCTATGCCCGCGCCGTTCGTTTTCCGACGCTTCACCACCTGTACAGCGAAAGCTCCGGCAATGACAGCCTCAAAGCTGAACAGGCCGACAAGTACGAGATCGGGCTGAGAAGCCGGTTTGGCATGGGGCAGAAGGACCGGTACTGTATGCTGTCACTGGCGTGGTTTCATAACGACGTGAAGAACCTCATCGACCGGGCGTCGAGGACCTTTCGCTTCAGGAACATCGGCCGGGCCCGGTCGCAGGGCTGGGAAATGTGGGTTCACGGTCAGTTTTCCCGGCGCCTCTCGGGTGGAGTGAGCTGGGCGCACCTGCTGAAGGCCGAAACTTCCGATGAGCTGCTCGACGAGCTGTCGCCGAACAAAGTCCGCTTTTACGTCTCGGTCGAGGCGGCATCCGGCACCGAACTGAACTACGAGCGAACGTATTTCGATGAACGCACCACGTTTGACGCGTACGTCATGCTCCCGGACTACGTGGTTCACAATGTCAACGTTACGCAAACGCTGCGGTATTCGCTGAAGCTGCGACTGGCCGTGAGCAACGTCACCGACGCCTGCTATGAAGAGGAACTCGGGTACCCGGCGCCCGGTCGGCAGGTCACCGTCGGACTCATATGGGGAGATTGA
- a CDS encoding formate dehydrogenase accessory sulfurtransferase FdhD produces MIQKGQLPEEKMVRLFLNGRFFSHLLCTPRDLKEFAVGWLFCQEYIDGPDQIDTLGVASCDGSPDISVCLSTPVPSQPSPASLVTPTGCGGGRIESSQYLRDLVPLTSPLTISAGRLPGIMSMMFRELASRGGGPGVHCAALVTGDDPSAWPMGFDVGRHNAVDKAIGAGLLHGVDFGAAILATSGRVSSDMVLKSARAGVPVVTSQRSVTTLAAEIAAAAGIAVVGRLNRPDRVVLGRVDRITP; encoded by the coding sequence GTGATTCAGAAAGGCCAGTTGCCCGAGGAAAAAATGGTCCGGCTGTTTCTAAACGGCCGGTTCTTCTCGCATCTTCTGTGCACGCCGCGCGACCTCAAGGAATTCGCCGTCGGCTGGCTGTTCTGCCAGGAGTATATAGACGGTCCTGACCAGATCGACACGCTCGGGGTGGCCTCCTGCGACGGCAGTCCGGATATCAGCGTTTGTCTCTCCACGCCGGTGCCGTCACAACCTTCCCCGGCTTCTCTGGTCACGCCGACGGGCTGCGGCGGCGGCCGGATCGAGTCATCGCAATACCTCAGGGACCTCGTCCCCTTGACTTCGCCTCTCACGATCAGCGCCGGGCGGCTGCCGGGTATCATGTCGATGATGTTCAGGGAACTGGCATCGCGGGGCGGAGGTCCGGGCGTGCACTGTGCGGCACTCGTGACGGGAGACGATCCGTCGGCCTGGCCCATGGGGTTCGACGTCGGACGGCACAACGCCGTCGACAAAGCAATCGGAGCCGGCCTGCTCCACGGCGTCGATTTTGGCGCGGCGATTCTGGCTACCTCCGGCCGCGTTTCATCGGACATGGTATTGAAATCGGCGCGGGCCGGGGTGCCCGTGGTCACGTCACAGAGGTCGGTGACGACACTGGCGGCTGAAATTGCCGCTGCCGCGGGGATCGCAGTGGTCGGTCGCTTGAACCGACCGGACCGGGTCGTTCTGGGCCGGGTGGATCGGATAACGCCGTGA